A window of the Brassica napus cultivar Da-Ae chromosome A2, Da-Ae, whole genome shotgun sequence genome harbors these coding sequences:
- the LOC125579905 gene encoding uncharacterized protein LOC125579905 codes for MSELLYSLPTWDLHNLGSLFKPDFNPDACGYINGSPQHIYKSPEMDYSDVSTGYLEDALIESCERSKRRRLLFEDPSKSLNDSYSSQNDWGLHESYSCLESQFVTPPVNTDERMKGKLSLEEPIMTVYESPDFSVSPDKIYVREKSTTEPSSSNCINKNKGLVYPFGLVKPGGREEDITLNDVNKRILMPPARPVRHPVGDFASRPCISTHGPGLSGKTVVALTRIQTQGTGTITIIRTTG; via the exons atGAGTGAGCTTCTCTACTCTTTACCCACTTGGGATCTACATAACCTTGGATCACTCTTCAAGCCTGACTTCAATCCTG ATGCATGTGGATACATAAATGGATCGCCGCAACATATTTACAAATCACCGGAGATGGATTATTCCGACGTCTCCACAGGTTACCTTGAGGACGCACTTATCGAGTCTTGTGAGAGAAGCAAAAGAAGACGTCTTTTGTTCGAGGATCCATCAAAATCTCTTAACGATAGCTACTCATCGCAG AACGATTGGGGCCTGCATGAGAGTTATAGCTGTTTGGAAAGTCAGTTTGTCACTCCACCTGTTAACACAG ATGAACGTATGAAAGGAAAACTTAGCCTTGAGGAGCCGATAATGACCGTCTACGAGTCTCCCGATTTTTCTGTTTCTCCTGACAAAATCTATGTCCGAGAAAAATCTACAACCGAACCATCTTCGTCTAATTGTATTAATAAGAACAAAGGACTAGTCTATCCATTTGGATTGGTGAAACCAGGTGGTCGAGAAGAAGACATAACCCTAAATGACGTAAATAAGAGGATTCTAATGCCACCGGCTCGACCGGTTCGACATCCCGTTGGAGACTTTGCCTCTAGACCGTGCATCTCGACACATGGGCCAGGTCTCTCCGGTAAAACCGTGGTGGCTCTTACTAGGATCCAAACACAAGGAACGGGTACAATTACTATAATCAGAACTACGGGgtga